From the genome of Triticum aestivum cultivar Chinese Spring chromosome 3B, IWGSC CS RefSeq v2.1, whole genome shotgun sequence, one region includes:
- the LOC123064349 gene encoding non-specific lipid-transfer protein 2P-like, which translates to MAVRKDMAVVVAAMMVLALLALASTASAAAAPCNAGLLAACASPVMTGSKPSAACCSNLRAQQGCFCQFAKNPIYGRYIQSPYTRQTVSTCGIALPHC; encoded by the coding sequence ATGGCGGTGAGGAAGGACATGGCCGTGGTGGTGGCGGCTATGATGGTGCTGGCGCTGCTGGCTCTGGCAAGCACAGCGAGCGCCGCCGCGGCGCCGTGCAACGCGGGGCTGCTGGCTGCGTGCGCGTCGCCGGTCATGACGGGGTCCAAGCCGAGCGCCGCGTGCTGCTCCAACCTGCGCGCGCAGCAGGGGTGCTTCTGCCAGTTCGCCAAGAACCCCATCTACGGCCGCTACATCCAAAGCCCCTACACCCGCCAGACCGTCTCAACCTGCGGCATCGCCCTGCCACACTGCTAG
- the LOC123064348 gene encoding receptor-like protein EIX2: MSIVLRCLCVQLAIASFLLTQTSSTETHANNTGSCVASERSALVRFKAGLSDAANRLSTWRGDDCCRWKGVRCSKSTGHVIKLDLQGSYGSYLGGNMSSSLAGLERLRYLDLSGNSFSGFQLAETLPSLHHLRYLNLSSSGFVGRIPPQLGNLSNLRYLSLGGNADTYSTDIAWLSRLSSLEHLDMSSVNLSAIPNWLPVVNMLPSLKVLLLTSCQLNNSPDSLVHSNLTSLETLDISFNLAPKRLAPNWFWGLTSLKLLDISWSQFSGPIPDEIGNMTSMVELYLSHNNLVGMIPSNLKKLCNLETLFIHDAGINGSIMEFFQRLPSCSWNKFSALDLSNNSLTGSLPTKLQESCINLTFLYLGGNKLTGHVPLWIGELRKLTALNLMNNYLDGVIQEGHLSNLPRLQRLLLSGNSIAITVNSTWLPPFNLTMIGLRSCLLGPKFPMWLRWQTPIYLDISNASISDIVPDWFWIMVSSLDSVRMQQNQLRGFLPSTMEYMRTSAMDLSSNQFTGPIPKLPINLTYLDLSTNKLSRLPLEFGTPQLEVLLLFGNSISGTIPSSSCKLTSLKLLDISRNELTGSAPDCLVNESTTNTESLSLSNLSLRNNNLSGVFPLFLKNCPQLIFLDLAHNKFFGTLPSWIGEKLPSLAFLRLRYNMFHGHIPLGLTKLANLQYLDLSNNDISGNIPKSIVNYTRMILSRDKSDKFNGVLNFEDVVYRSDVDYTENFTIVTKGQERLYTGEVIYMVNLDLSCNNITGEIPEEIGALVALKSLNLSWNALSAKIPEKIGALVQVESLDLSHNELFGKIPTGLSALTSLSHLNLSYNNLSGEIPSGNQLQTLDDQEYIYVGNPGLCGPTISKKCPGTELIPATPEHHEDASNMISFYIAMSSGYVMGLWVVFCTFLFKRKWRIFWFSFCDSLYNRVYVKVAVSWASWTRKDG; this comes from the coding sequence ATGAGCATCGTCCTTAGATGCTTGTGCGTGCAGCTAGCCATAGCCTCGTTCTTGCTCACACAAACCAGCTCCACTGAAACCCATGCCAACAACACGGGCAGTTGTGTTGCGAGTGAGAGATCCGCCCTTGTCCGCTTCAAAGCGGGCTTGTCGGACGCTGCAAACCGCCTTTCGACGTGGCGGGGCGACGACTGCTGCCGGTGGAAGGGTGTCCGTTGCAGCAAGAGCACCGGCCATGTCATCAAGCTCGATCTTCAAGGTTCTTACGGCAGCTATCTAGGAGGCAACATGAGCTCCTCGTTGGCTGGTCTAGAACGCCTGAGGTACCTCGACCTCAGCGGCAACTCGTTTAGCGGCTTTCAGCTAGCAGAGACTTTGCCGTCTCTCCACCACTTGAGGTATCTAAACCTGTCCAGCTCGGGCTTTGTTGGAAGGATACCACCACAGCTGGGTAATCTCTCCAACTTACGTTACTTGAGTCTTGGTGGTAACGCCGACACATACTCCACGGATATCGCGTGGCTGTCGCGATTATCTTCCCTTGAACACCTGGACATGAGCTCTGTGAACCTTAGCGCCATTCCGAACTGGTTGCCAGTCGTGAATATGCTTCCTTCCCTCAAAGTTCTTCTTCTTACTAGCTGCCAGCTTAACAACAGTCCTGATTCTCTTGTGCATTCAAACCTGACATCTCTTGAAACTCTCGACATTTCCTTCAACCTTGCCCCGAAGCGTCTAGCACCCAACTGGTTTTGGGGCTTGACTAGCCTTAAGTTGCTTGATATCTCATGGAGTCAATTTAGTGGTCCAATTCCTGACGAGATTGGGAATATGACCTCCATGGTAGAGCTCTATCTGTCACATAATAATCTTGTGGGCATGATACCATCAAACCTGAAAAAACTTTGTAACCTGGAAACATTGTTTATACATGATGCCGGTATCAATGGAAGCATAATGGAATTCTTTCAACGGTTGCCTTCTTGTTCATGGAATAAATTTTCAGCATTGGATCTATCTAACAACAGTTTGACAGGAAGCCTACCAACCAAGCTCCAAGAATCCTGTATCAATCTGACCTTTCTCTATCTTGGTGGAAACAAACTCACAGGTCATGTGCCGCTATGGATAGGAGAGCTCAGAAAGCTAACTGCATTGAACCTAATGAACAACTACCTGGATGGTGTTATACAGGAAGGTCATTTATCAAACCTACCAAGATTGCAGAGGCTGTTGTTGTCAGGTAATTCAATAGCCATCACAGTGAATTCAACTTGGCTTCCTCCATTTAATCTGACCATGATTGGACTCCGGTCGTGCCTACTCGGACCTAAATTTCCGATGTGGTTACGTTGGCAAACACCTATATACCTCGACATCTCAAATGCAAGCATCTCCGACATAGTTCCGGATTGGTTTTGGATAATGGTTTCCTCGTTGGACTCGGTTAGAATGCAACAAAATCAACTTCGTGGTTTTCTACCATCTACAATGGAATATATGAGGACATCCGCAATGGATCTCAGTTCCAATCAATTCACTGGTCCAATTCCTAAGCTTCCTATTAATCTAACCTACTTGGATCTTAGTACAAACAAACTATCAAGGCTACCATTAGAATTTGGAACGCCACAACTTGAAGTACTTCTTCTATTTGGCAACTCGATCTCTGGTACCATTCCATCATCTTCGTGCAAGTTGACATCATTGAAGCTATTAGATATATCAAGAAATGAGCTCACTGGGTCAGCTCCTGATTGCCTAGTCAATGAATCCACTACAAACACAGAAAGTTTGAGTCTTAGTAACCTAAGCTTAAGAAACAACAACCTCTCTGGTGTTTTTCCTTTATTCCTCAAAAATTGTCCCCAGCTCATATTTCTTGATCTCGCACACAATAAATTCTTTGGGACTTTGCCATCATGGATTGGGGAGaagttgccatctttggcattcttACGGTTGAGATATAATATGTTTCATGGCCACATTCCTTTGGGGCTCACGAAGCTAGCTAATCTTCAATATTTGGACCTTTCCAACAACGATATTTCAGGAAACATACCAAAATCCATTGTTAACTACACACGGATGATTCTAAGCAGAGATAAATCTGATAAATTTAATGGAGTACTCAATTTTGAAGATGTTGTTTATCGCTCTGACGTTGACTACACAGAGAATTTCACAATAGTCACAAAAGGCCAAGAGAGGTTATATACAGGTGAAGTCATATACATGGTAAATCTTGATTTGTCGTGTAACAACATAACAGGAGAGATTCCTGAAGAGATCGGCGCTCTTGTGGCGCTGAAGAGCCTGAACCTATCATGGAATGCCCTCAGTGCAAAAATTCCTGAGAAGATTGGCGCCTTGGTGCAAGTCGAGTCTCTTGACCTATCACATAATGAATTGTTCGGTAAAATCCCTACAGGCTTATCGGCTCTCACATCATTGAGTCACTTGAACCTGTCCTACAACAATCTGAGTGGAGAGATACCATCTGGAAATCAACTTCAAACACTTGATGATCAGGAATATATTTATGTGGGCAATCCAGGCCTTTGTGGTCCCACGATCTCCAAGAAATGTCCAGGAACTGAGTTAATTCCAGCTACTCCGGAACATCATGAAGATGCAAGCAATATGATCTCGTTTTACATCGCCATGAGCTCTGGATATGTAATGGGCCTCTGGGTAGTCTTCTGCACATTCTTGTTCAAGAGGAAATGGAGAATTTTCTGGTTCTCATTCTGTGACAGCTTGTACAACCGAGTTTATGTGAAGGTGGCTGTTAGTTGGGCTTCCTGGACAAGGAAAGATGGGTAG